TGTGCGAACAGCGTGACGTCAAGGGATACTACAAACTTGCCCGTGAAGGAAAAATCAAGAACTACACAGGAATCAGCGCTCCGTTCGACGCCCCCGAGTCACCCGATCTGCATCTGGACACAATAGCCTGTACCGTTGACGAATGCGTTAACCTGGTCCTCACCTTTGTTAAAGAGAAAATATCCCTTTTTGATGTGAAATAGCCACAAAAGGAGACAATGGGGACTGACGGGAATCCCCCACTTGACAATAATGAAAACCGAAATTTTTCTTTTTGAAAAATTTCGGTTTAATTTATCACGAAATGCCTTGAAAATACGCATTTTATTCAACCATAACACCACATTTGCAAAAATGTAGGATAGAAAACCCCTTCCTCTCATCCCCTATTTCGTGTAAGCACAAAGCTTGTTTCGATTGGTAACCACTATTCCTATGAGAGGAGGAAATGATGAAAGGTTTTCTTAAAGGTATAGGTCTGCTGACCTTGATGTTGGTTTGCAGTGCTTTTCTGCTGGCCGGCTGTGGCGAGGAAAAAAGCAATACGATCAAGATTGGTTTCAACCTGCCCCTGACTGGCGACATCCCTGAAGTCGGCGAAGGCTCAAAGAATGCAGCCGAAATGTACCTCAAGGACATCAATGATGCCGGCGGTCTTGAAGTAGGCGGGCAGAAGTACATGCTCGAATTCGTTTACATGGACAATGAGTCCAAAGCTGAATCCGCCACCAACGTGGCCCTGAAGCTGATCGACCAGGAAAACGTTGTTGCCATCATCGGCCCCAACTCCTCCAAGCAGGCTGTTCCTGCAGGTGGTACCTGCAACGACAACCGCGTTCCCATGATTTCACCGTGGTCCACCAACCCAAACACCACTCTGGATCGCCCCTGGGTCTTCCGCGCAGCTTTCCTGGATCCTTTCCAGGGTCCGGTAGTTGCTGACTTTGCCGCCAAGAAATTCGCTGCAAAAACCGCTGCCGTCATCTTCGACGTGTCGAACGACTACTCCAAGGGGCTGGCTGAAATCTTCAAGACTTCCTGGGAAGCAAAGGGGCTCGGCCCGGTCGTGGCTTTCGAGTCTCACGGCACCAAAGACCAGGATTTCTCTGCTCAGCTGACTACGGTCATCGCTGCCAACCCTGATTTCATCTTCGTGCCTGACAACTACAATCAGGTTGCACTGATCATCCAGCAGGCCCGCGACCTCGGATACACAGGTCCGTTCATGGGTTCTGACGCATGGGGCACTCCCGACCTGATCAAGCTGTGCGGTGACGTATGTTACGGCAACTTTTTCTCCACTCACTACGCTGCCGCCGGAGCCAAGGGCGCCACTAAGATCTTCATTGATCGTTATGAAAAGGCCTACGGAGCCACCCCTGCTGACTACGCAGCTCTGACCTGGGACTCCATAGGCATCATGATCGAAGCCATCAAGAACGCAGGCAAGGTCGAATCCGACCCGGTCGCCATGCGTAAAGCCATCCGTGAGGGCCTGTCTGCCATCAAGTCTTTCGACGGCATCACCGGTTCCTCCAAGTTCGATGCACAGGGTGACCCCATCAAGTGCGCCGTGGTGGTCAAGATCTCCGATCAGGGCGAATTCGTCTTTGAAGAGTCCGTCTGCCCATAGGCATTGGAAGTACCTGACATAAACGGGCGGGGGCCATTCGGTCCCCGCTCTTTTACTGAGTAAACGGGCCAACTCGTTCGGAAAAGACCCCAAAGGCCCAAAGATATTTCCCGGGAAGTACAAAAGTGGACTTTATTATTCAGAACATACTCAACGCGCTTCAATGGGGCAGTTTCTATGCTCTCATCGCGTTGGGATACACCCTTGTGTACGGTGTGCTGCGACTAATCAATTTCGCCCACGGTGATATTTTCATGGTCGGAGCGTACATCGCATTTTTCGTTGCCGGATTTCTGCTCGGCCCCATGGTTGGTCTTTCACCCATTGTGACATTTCTGCTCGCAGTGCCACTGACCATGTTCCTGACCGCCTGTGTAGGCGTCACCCTTGAGCGTGTAGCCTACCGGCCCTTACGTCGAAAAGGAGCACACCGACTGTATGTGGTCATCACCGCACTTATGTGCGGACTGATCCTTGAATACTCTAACCTGGCAGTACTCGGAGCCAGCCGACTCAAATTTCCCGAACTTGTAGAAAAGTCCATCTGGAACTTTGGCGGCGTGACCATCACCAA
The genomic region above belongs to uncultured Pseudodesulfovibrio sp. and contains:
- a CDS encoding ABC transporter substrate-binding protein produces the protein MKGFLKGIGLLTLMLVCSAFLLAGCGEEKSNTIKIGFNLPLTGDIPEVGEGSKNAAEMYLKDINDAGGLEVGGQKYMLEFVYMDNESKAESATNVALKLIDQENVVAIIGPNSSKQAVPAGGTCNDNRVPMISPWSTNPNTTLDRPWVFRAAFLDPFQGPVVADFAAKKFAAKTAAVIFDVSNDYSKGLAEIFKTSWEAKGLGPVVAFESHGTKDQDFSAQLTTVIAANPDFIFVPDNYNQVALIIQQARDLGYTGPFMGSDAWGTPDLIKLCGDVCYGNFFSTHYAAAGAKGATKIFIDRYEKAYGATPADYAALTWDSIGIMIEAIKNAGKVESDPVAMRKAIREGLSAIKSFDGITGSSKFDAQGDPIKCAVVVKISDQGEFVFEESVCP